One Pseudomonas sp. HOU2 genomic window carries:
- the acnB gene encoding bifunctional aconitate hydratase 2/2-methylisocitrate dehydratase has product MLEAYRKHIEERAALGIVPQPLNAEQTAGLVELLKNPPAGEEAFLVDLITNRVPPGVDEAAYVKAGFLSALAKGEVTSPLLDKKRAVELLGTMQGGYNIVTLVELLDNAELAPVAAEELKHTLLMFDAFHDVAEKAKNGNVHAKAVLQSWADGEWFKKRPVLADKISLRVFKVTGETNTDDLSPAPDAWSRPDIPLHALAMLKMARDGIVPDEQGKTGPMKQIEEMRGQGFPIAYVGDVVGTGSSRKSATNSVLWFFGDDIPYVPNKRAGGFCFGSKIAPIFYNTMEDAGALPIEFDVSNMNMGDVIDLYPHAGKVCKHGTDEVITTFEMKTPVLLDEVRAGGRIPLIIGRGLTEKARAELGLPAFDLFKKPEAPAESTKGFTLAQKMVGKACGLAEGKGVRPGTYCEPKMTTVGSQDTTGPMTRDELKDLACLGFSADLVMQSFCHTAAYPKPIDVTTHHTLPDFIMTRGGVSLRPGDGIIHSWLNRMLLPDTVGTGGDSHTRFPMGISFPAGSGLVAFAAATGVMPLDMPESILVRFKGKMKPGITLRDLVHAIPYFAIQNGLLTVEKKGKKNAFSGRILEIEGLEGLTLEQAFELSDASAERSAAGCTIKLSKESITEYLQSNITLLRWMIGEGYGDARTLERRAQAMEAWIANPELMEADADAEYAEVIEIDLADINEPVLCAPNDPDDARLLSSVAGEKIDEVFIGSCMTNIGHFRAAGKLLDQVKGQLPTRLWLSPPTKMDAHQLTEEGYYGIYGKAGARMEMPGCSLCMGNQARVEPNSTVVSTSTRNFPNRLGDGANVYLASAELASVASILGRLPTVEEYMEYAGKIDSMAADVYRYLSFDQIAEFREAAANAKIPVVQA; this is encoded by the coding sequence GTGCTTGAAGCCTACCGCAAACATATCGAAGAGCGTGCAGCCCTGGGTATCGTTCCCCAGCCGCTTAACGCCGAACAAACTGCAGGCCTGGTCGAGCTGCTGAAGAATCCTCCGGCTGGCGAAGAAGCTTTCCTCGTTGACCTGATCACCAATCGCGTACCACCAGGAGTGGACGAAGCCGCTTACGTCAAAGCCGGTTTCCTGTCGGCCCTGGCCAAAGGCGAAGTCACCTCCCCTCTGCTGGACAAGAAGCGCGCTGTAGAACTGCTCGGCACCATGCAGGGCGGCTACAACATCGTGACTCTGGTTGAACTGCTGGACAACGCCGAGCTGGCGCCAGTGGCTGCCGAAGAACTCAAGCACACCCTGCTGATGTTCGATGCCTTCCACGACGTGGCTGAAAAAGCCAAGAACGGCAACGTTCACGCCAAAGCCGTGCTGCAATCCTGGGCTGACGGCGAGTGGTTCAAGAAGCGCCCGGTGCTGGCCGACAAGATCAGCCTGCGCGTGTTCAAGGTCACTGGCGAAACCAACACCGACGACCTGTCCCCTGCACCAGACGCCTGGTCGCGTCCTGATATCCCGCTGCACGCCCTGGCCATGCTGAAAATGGCCCGTGACGGCATCGTTCCGGACGAGCAAGGCAAGACCGGCCCGATGAAGCAGATCGAAGAAATGCGCGGTCAAGGCTTCCCGATCGCCTACGTCGGTGACGTGGTCGGTACCGGTTCCTCGCGTAAATCGGCGACCAACTCGGTGCTGTGGTTCTTCGGCGACGACATCCCTTACGTGCCAAACAAGCGCGCTGGCGGTTTCTGCTTCGGCAGCAAAATCGCTCCGATCTTCTACAACACCATGGAAGATGCCGGCGCACTGCCAATCGAGTTCGACGTGTCGAACATGAACATGGGCGACGTGATCGACCTGTACCCGCACGCTGGCAAAGTCTGCAAGCACGGTACCGACGAAGTCATCACCACCTTCGAAATGAAGACCCCTGTGCTGCTGGACGAAGTCCGTGCCGGCGGTCGTATTCCGCTGATCATCGGCCGTGGCCTGACCGAGAAGGCTCGTGCCGAACTGGGTCTGCCGGCATTCGATCTGTTCAAGAAGCCGGAAGCACCGGCTGAAAGCACCAAGGGCTTCACCCTGGCGCAGAAAATGGTCGGCAAGGCGTGCGGTCTGGCAGAAGGCAAAGGCGTTCGTCCTGGCACCTACTGCGAACCGAAAATGACTACCGTAGGTTCTCAGGACACCACCGGTCCGATGACCCGTGACGAACTGAAAGACCTGGCGTGCCTGGGCTTCTCCGCTGACCTGGTGATGCAGTCCTTCTGCCACACCGCGGCGTATCCGAAGCCGATCGACGTGACCACCCACCACACCCTGCCTGACTTCATCATGACCCGCGGCGGCGTTTCCCTGCGTCCGGGCGACGGCATCATCCACTCGTGGCTGAACCGCATGCTGCTGCCGGATACCGTGGGTACCGGTGGTGACTCGCACACCCGTTTCCCGATGGGCATCTCGTTCCCGGCCGGTTCCGGTCTGGTCGCGTTCGCCGCAGCCACCGGCGTCATGCCGCTGGACATGCCGGAATCGATCCTGGTGCGCTTCAAAGGCAAAATGAAACCTGGCATCACCCTGCGTGACCTGGTTCATGCCATTCCTTACTTCGCCATCCAGAACGGTCTGCTGACCGTCGAGAAGAAAGGCAAGAAAAACGCCTTCTCCGGCCGCATCCTGGAGATCGAAGGCCTGGAAGGTCTGACCCTGGAGCAGGCGTTCGAACTGTCCGACGCCTCGGCCGAACGTTCGGCTGCCGGTTGCACCATCAAGCTGTCGAAAGAGTCGATCACCGAGTACCTGCAGTCCAACATCACCCTGCTGCGCTGGATGATCGGCGAAGGCTACGGCGATGCGCGTACCCTGGAACGTCGTGCACAAGCGATGGAAGCCTGGATCGCCAACCCTGAGCTGATGGAAGCCGATGCCGACGCCGAATACGCCGAAGTCATCGAAATCGATCTGGCCGACATCAACGAGCCGGTACTGTGCGCACCAAACGATCCGGACGACGCCCGTCTGCTGTCCAGCGTGGCTGGCGAGAAGATCGACGAAGTGTTCATCGGTTCGTGCATGACCAACATCGGTCACTTCCGTGCTGCCGGTAAACTGCTGGATCAGGTCAAGGGTCAGCTGCCAACCCGTCTGTGGCTGTCGCCGCCGACCAAGATGGACGCTCACCAACTGACCGAAGAAGGCTACTACGGCATCTACGGCAAGGCTGGCGCACGCATGGAAATGCCAGGCTGCTCGCTGTGCATGGGTAACCAGGCACGCGTTGAGCCGAACAGCACCGTGGTCTCGACGTCGACCCGTAACTTCCCGAACCGTCTGGGCGACGGCGCGAACGTCTACCTGGCTTCGGCCGAGCTGGCGTCCGTGGCTTCGATCCTGGGTCGCCTGCCGACCGTCGAGGAGTACATGGAATACGCTGGCAAGATCGACAGCATGGCGGCCGATGTCTACCGCTACCTGTCCTTCGACCAGATCGCCGAGTTCCGTGAAGCGGCTGCGAACGCCAAGATTCCGGTCGTTCAAGCCTAA
- a CDS encoding SulP family inorganic anion transporter, which yields MSSAPQSVEPLNRWQDILAGLSIAGLLLPEAVAYSTIAALAPQAGVIALFAGLLCYGLFGTSRFAIVSATSSSAAVLAAATATMANGDPQLRATLAVGLVLVTGGLFLLAGIFRFGSVTAFIAKPVLRGFAFGLALTIILKQVASVVGVHLTDANLVRFAPQLLEQLPQWNWPAAAVAAVALVLLGLFSRFPRVPGGLLVVVIGIVAGQWLNLPAHGVSMIGLIDLSLEVPSLPLLPFADWLRLGEVGFALVMILYAESYGSISSFALKHGDRVTSNRDLLALGAANLLSGLFHGMPAGAGYSATSANEAAGATSRWAGGVAALVVLVIVLTVLPWIALTPEPILAAIVIHALARGLSLQPLGRYFVWRRDRLLVLCAVAAVLLLGILDGLLVSVAISVLLMLKQMSAADIQVLGRIDGGHDFVDVQRHPTATTEPGVLIVRPSEALFFANVERVLGAALRLIRHSDAPLHTVILSLEETPDLDGTSIEAMQEFFLRVHQEGKRLILARLKHEALAVLEALPEVTANGVILSGLSVDGAVHQAVKPDLTL from the coding sequence TTGTCGAGCGCGCCCCAATCTGTAGAACCCCTCAATCGCTGGCAGGACATCCTCGCCGGTCTGTCGATTGCCGGGCTGTTGTTGCCCGAAGCGGTCGCTTATTCGACCATCGCCGCGCTGGCGCCGCAGGCCGGGGTGATTGCGCTGTTTGCCGGTCTGCTGTGTTATGGGTTGTTTGGCACCAGCCGCTTTGCCATTGTTTCTGCTACGTCATCTTCGGCAGCGGTGCTGGCGGCGGCCACGGCGACGATGGCCAATGGCGACCCGCAACTGCGCGCGACGCTGGCGGTCGGGCTGGTGCTGGTCACCGGCGGGCTGTTCTTGCTGGCGGGGATCTTCCGTTTCGGCAGTGTCACCGCGTTTATCGCCAAACCGGTATTGCGCGGATTCGCTTTCGGCCTCGCGCTGACCATCATCCTCAAGCAGGTCGCCAGCGTGGTCGGCGTGCACCTGACCGACGCCAATCTGGTGCGCTTCGCCCCGCAATTGCTTGAACAACTGCCGCAATGGAACTGGCCGGCGGCGGCTGTCGCAGCGGTGGCACTGGTGCTGTTGGGGCTGTTCTCGCGCTTTCCACGGGTCCCCGGCGGTTTGCTGGTGGTGGTGATCGGGATCGTCGCCGGGCAATGGCTGAACCTGCCGGCCCATGGCGTGAGCATGATTGGCTTGATCGACCTGAGCCTGGAGGTGCCAAGCCTGCCGCTGCTGCCGTTTGCCGACTGGCTGCGGCTGGGGGAGGTGGGGTTCGCGCTGGTGATGATTCTGTATGCCGAGTCGTACGGCTCGATCAGTTCGTTCGCCCTCAAGCACGGTGATCGTGTCACTTCCAATCGCGATCTGCTGGCACTCGGCGCAGCGAACTTGTTGTCCGGATTGTTCCATGGCATGCCGGCGGGGGCGGGGTATTCGGCGACGTCGGCGAACGAGGCCGCCGGGGCGACTTCTCGCTGGGCCGGTGGGGTGGCGGCGCTGGTGGTGCTGGTGATCGTGCTGACGGTGCTGCCGTGGATCGCCCTGACGCCGGAACCGATTCTGGCGGCCATCGTGATTCATGCGCTGGCGCGTGGCTTGAGCCTGCAGCCGCTGGGGCGCTACTTCGTCTGGCGCCGGGATCGGCTGCTGGTGTTGTGTGCGGTGGCGGCGGTGCTGCTGCTGGGCATTCTCGACGGCTTGCTGGTGTCGGTGGCGATCAGCGTGCTGCTGATGCTCAAACAGATGTCGGCGGCGGACATTCAGGTGCTCGGGCGCATTGATGGCGGGCATGATTTTGTCGATGTGCAACGTCATCCGACGGCGACAACCGAGCCCGGAGTGCTGATTGTGCGGCCCAGTGAGGCGTTGTTCTTTGCCAACGTCGAGCGGGTTCTTGGTGCGGCGTTGCGCTTGATTCGTCACTCGGACGCACCGCTGCACACAGTGATCCTGAGTCTGGAGGAAACCCCTGACCTGGACGGCACCAGCATCGAGGCGATGCAGGAGTTTTTCCTGCGGGTGCATCAGGAGGGCAAACGGCTGATTCTGGCGCGGCTCAAGCATGAGGCGCTGGCCGTGCTGGAGGCGTTGCCGGAGGTAACGGCCAATGGGGTGATACTCAGTGGGCTGAGCGTTGATGGTGCGGTCCATCAAGCCGTGAAACCTGACCTGACCCTGTAG